One genomic window of Panicum hallii strain FIL2 chromosome 6, PHallii_v3.1, whole genome shotgun sequence includes the following:
- the LOC112898417 gene encoding L-lactate dehydrogenase A-like: MKKASSLSELGFDANGAASGFFRPVAAGDGLCTPTSHRRRLTKVSVVGAGNVGMAIAQTILTRGLADEIALVDALPDKLRGETLDLQHAAAFLPRTRLVSGTDLAVTGGSDLAIVTAGARQVPGETRLDLLQRNVALFRKIVPALAEHSPDAVLLVVSNPVDILTYVAWKLSGFPVSRVIGSGTNLDSSRFRFLLADHLDVNAQDMQAYMVGEHGDSSVAVWSTVSVAGMPVLKSLQESHGSFDEEALEGIRRAVVNSAYEVISLKGYTSWAIGYSVANLVSSILRDQRRIHPVSVLATGFHGIADDHEVFLSLPARLGRGGVLGVADMELTEEEATRLRHSAKTLWENSQLLGL; encoded by the coding sequence ATGAAGAAGGCCTCGTCACTGTCCGAGCTGGGTTTCGACGCCAACGGCGCGGCATCGGGCTTCTTCCGCCCGGTGGCAGCGGGTGACGGCCTCTGCACGCCaacgtcgcaccgccgccgcctcaccaAGGTCTCCGTCGTCGGCGCCGGCAACGTGGGCATGGCCATCGCGCAGACCATCCTCACGCGCGGCCTCGCCGACGAGATCGCGCTGGTGGACGCGCTCCCGGACAAGCTCCGCGGGGAGACGCTGGACCTGCAGCACGCGGCGGCGTtcctgccgcgcacgcgcctcGTCTCCGGCACGGACCTCGCCGTCACCGGGGGCTCCGACCTCGCCATCGTCACCGCCGGCGCGCGCCAGGTCCCCGGGGAGACCCGGCTCGACCTGCTGCAGCGGAACGTCGCGCTCTTCAGAAAGATCGTGCCGGCGCTGGCGGAGCACTCGCCGGACGCCGTCCTGCTCGTCGTCTCCAACCCCGTCGACATCCTCACCTACGTGGCGTGGAAGCTGTCGGGCTTCCCGGTCAGCCGCGTCATCGGGTCCGGCACCAACCTCGACTCGTCCAGGTTCAGGTTCCTCCTGGCCGACCACCTCGACGTCAACGCGCAGGACATGCAGGCGTACATGGTGGGGGAGCACGGCGACAGCTCCGTCGCCGTCTGGTCGACGGTGAGCGTGGCGGGGATGCCGGTACTCAAGTCGCTGCAGGAGAGCCACGGCAGCTTCGACGAGGAGGCCCTGGAGGGCATCCGGCGCGCCGTGGTGAACAGCGCCTACGAGGTGATCAGCCTCAAGGGCTACACCTCCTGGGCCATCGGCTACTCGGTGGCCAACCTCGTGTCCTCCATCCTCCGCGACCAGCGCCGGATCCACCCGGTCTCGGTCCTCGCCACCGGCTTCCACGGCATAGCGGACGACCACGAGGTGTTCCTCAGCCTCCCCGCCAGGCTTGGCCGTGGCGGGGTCCTGGGCGTCGCCGACATGGAGCTCACCGAGGAGGAGGCCACCAGGCTCAGGCACTCGGCCAAGACGCTGTGGGAGAACAGCCAGCTCCTGGGGCTCTAG
- the LOC112896166 gene encoding 14-3-3-like protein GF14-C, producing the protein MSREENVYMAKLAEQAERYEEMVEYMEKVAKTVDVEELTVEERNLLSVAYKNVIGARRASWRIVSSIEQKEESRKNEEHVTLIKEYRGKIEAELSNICDGILKLLDSHLVPSSTAAESKVFYLKMKGDYHRYLAEFKTGAERKESAESTMVAYKAAQDIALAELAPTHPIRLGLALNFSVFYYEILNSPDKACNLAKQAFDEAISELDTLGEESYKDSTLIMQLLRDNLTLWTSDLTEDGAEEGKEALKGDAGEGQ; encoded by the exons ATGTCGAGGGAGGAGAACGTTTACATGGCCAAGCTGGCCGAGCAGGCCGAAAGGTATGAGGAGATGGTTGAGTATATGGAGAAGGTGGCCAAGACTGTAGATGTCGAAGAGCTCACTGTTGAGGAGCGTAACCTCCTGTCAGTTGCATACAAGAATGTGATTGGGGCTCGCCGTGCTTCATGGCGCATTGTCTCATCCATTGAACAGAAGGAGGAGTCCCGTAAGAATGAGGAGCATGTTACTCTGATCAAGGAATACCGTGGCAAGATTGAAGCTGAGCTGAGCAATATCTGTGATGGCATCTTGAAGCTGCTTGACTCACACCTTGTTCCTTCTTCTACTGCTGCCGAGTCAAAGGTCTTCTACCTCAAGATGAAGGGTGACTATCACAG GTATCTTGCTGAGTTTAAGACTGGCGCTGAGAGGAAGGAATCTGCCGAGAGCACGATGGTTGCTTACAAGGCTGCTCAG GATATTGCTCTGGCTGAACTGGCACCTACCCATCCGATAAGGCTTGGACTTGCTCTTAACTTCTCGGTGTTCTATTACGAGATTCTGAACTCCCCAGACAAAGCTTGCAACCTTGCAAAGCAG GCGTTTGATGAGGCTATCTCTGAGTTGGACACCCTTGGGGAGGAGTCATACAAGGACAGCACTCTGATCATGCAGCTCCTGAGGGACAACTTGACCCTCTGGACCTCTGACCTCACG GAGGATGGCGCTGAGGAGGGCAAAGAAGCCCTGAAAGGTGACGCCGGCGAGGGACAGTAA